The sequence below is a genomic window from Mycobacteroides abscessus ATCC 19977.
GTACCCGGTGTCCTGTCCCTCCCACATCGGCGAAGAGGCGGACAGCGCCAAAAGGTGCGGGTAGTAGTTGAGCATCGAGGTGACGATCGGCATCACCTTGTGCTTGGAGGAGATACCGACGTGCACGTGCACGCCCCAGATCAGCATCTGCCGTCCCCACCACTGCGTCCGGGCAATCAGCTCGTCGTATCGCGGCGCATCGGTGAGCTGCTGCGCGGACCAGCGGGCGAAGGGGTGTGTACCGGCACAGAACAACTCCATGCCCATGGACTGCACGATCGGACGAACGGTGGCCAAGGTTGTCTGCAAGTCGTGCATCGCCTCGCCGACCGTCCCGCAGATACCCGTCACCACCTCGATGGTGTTACGCAGCAGCTCCTTGTGGACGTGCGGTGTTTCACCGATGGCCGCGAGTACCGCAGACGCCGCATTGGTGAGGTCCCTGGTCTGGGCGTCAACGAGCGCGAACTCCCACTCAACCCCCAGCGTGGGCCGCGGTGACCCGCGAAATTCAATCGGGCGGGCCACTCTGGCGGCTAGCCCGCGTCGATGAGACCACAGGCGACGCGCTTGCCTGCGTCACCCGTCGACTTTGTGGTGTCGTCGGGTCCCGAGGCACCGTTGGCCTGGGTGTACCGCTCCGCCGGAATGTTGGCAAAGTTGTCCGACTTTTCGTGGATGATGATCGCGGTACCGTTGCCAGCGAGCAGATCTTCCTTGGTAAAGGAATCCGCGGTGGTAACCAGCTCACCCGAGCCATCCTTGAGGATGTTCAGCGACACCAGGTCACCGCTGGAGGGGTGTCCGGTGTACCCGGGGACATTGAAATGTCCGCCCGCGGACAGGAAATCACCGGGCGCGCCACCGGCGGGCGCAACCGAATTCGCTTCGCACTTCTTGAAGGAGTGGATATGCAGTCCGTGGAAGCCCGGGGTCAGCTTGCCGTTTTGCGTGGTCTTCACGGTGATCCTGGCGTAGCCGTCCTGGAACACGAACGCAGCGGTGGCCACCGGGGTGCCGTCGGCCAGCTTCAGCGTGGCGTTGAGCTTCTCCCCCGCCGGCACCGGCTGCTCACCGCCACCGTGGCCGCCGTGCTCACCCGCGGTCGCGGGCGCGGTGGAGCCGGTCCACACCGGAGGCGTGGTTCCCGGCGTAGTGCTGGCCTGCTGGTCCGGGGAGCATCCGCTCAGGGACAAGGCAACGGCAGCAAGGGTTCCGGAGGCAAGAACGGCGGGCTTAACCATGGGCTTCATCATGCCACCTCTCCTACAGCGCGTAGCACCCGCAGTGGGGATCCGTCAGATCGATCAGATGGCGACGGCAACCACGACACCCGGCGGCTGCTCCAGCAGCTCGGGTGCGCGCGGCGCGGCCTGCACGCCGAGCACCTTGGCGATTTCGTGCGCGGCTTCTTCCTCACCGGCGGTCTTACCGAAGAACACCGTCGTCACGTTCACCTCGGGCATGGGCAGGTTGCCTACTTCGGCGACCTTCCAGCCCGCGGCGGTGACCTGGTCGGCGGCACCCCGCGCCAGATCAGGTACCGAGGTGGTGTTGTAGACACGAACCTCGGGCTTCG
It includes:
- the sodC gene encoding superoxide dismutase[Cu-Zn], whose protein sequence is MMKPMVKPAVLASGTLAAVALSLSGCSPDQQASTTPGTTPPVWTGSTAPATAGEHGGHGGGEQPVPAGEKLNATLKLADGTPVATAAFVFQDGYARITVKTTQNGKLTPGFHGLHIHSFKKCEANSVAPAGGAPGDFLSAGGHFNVPGYTGHPSSGDLVSLNILKDGSGELVTTADSFTKEDLLAGNGTAIIIHEKSDNFANIPAERYTQANGASGPDDTTKSTGDAGKRVACGLIDAG
- a CDS encoding LytR C-terminal domain-containing protein; translation: MNERVPDSHGLPLRAMVMVLLFLGVIFLLVGFNALGSDKSASSDSTSTSVSAAAAPKSTTPPPAPKPEVRVYNTTSVPDLARGAADQVTAAGWKVAEVGNLPMPEVNVTTVFFGKTAGEEEAAHEIAKVLGVQAAPRAPELLEQPPGVVVAVAI